A genome region from Oncorhynchus gorbuscha isolate QuinsamMale2020 ecotype Even-year linkage group LG26, OgorEven_v1.0, whole genome shotgun sequence includes the following:
- the LOC124016128 gene encoding reprimo-like protein, with product MNSSFFDQAQGVLFNRSQVLAGTLANCCNATDVATSDGGSLALPPDERKLFISRVVQIAVLCVLSLTVMFGIFFLGCNLMIKSESMINFMVKDRRPSKDVEAPGMIGLGP from the coding sequence ATGAACAGCTCCTTCTTCGACCAAGCCCAGGGCGTACTATTCAACAGGAGCCAAGTCCTCGCTGGTACTCTGGCGAACTGCTGCAACGCGACCGACGTGGCAACCAGTGACGGCGGCTCGCTGGCGCTACCTCCGGACGAGCGGAAACTCTTCATCAGTCGCGTCGTACAGATCGCCGTCCTGTGCGTACTGTCGCTCACGGTCATGTTTGGTATCTTTTTCCTGGGCTGCAACCTCATGATCAAATCAGAGAGTATGATTAACTTTATGGTGAAGGATCGGAGACCTTCCAAAGACGTAGAGGCGCCGGGGATGATAGGACTGGGTCCGTAG